Proteins encoded within one genomic window of Arachis ipaensis cultivar K30076 chromosome B08, Araip1.1, whole genome shotgun sequence:
- the LOC107612618 gene encoding SRSF protein kinase 1 — MAEDRKNEGSDYSSEEEGTEDYRRGGYHAVRIGDTFKNGCYVVQSKLGWGHFSTVWLAWDTQKSRYVALKIQKSAQHYTEAAMDEIKILKQIADGDPHDNKCVVKLLDHFKHSGPNGQHVCMVFEFLGDNLLTLIKYSDYRGVPLPIVKEICFHILVGLDYLHRELSIIHTDLKPENVLLLSPLDPSKDPRKSGIPLIAPNTKEKISNGTIKDEKSLHADLTKNQKKKMRKKAKKAAQACVGMESPEEAEEDGKTPEQDECSKDVELSLESSEVNGSVGKDESTKASETKDDPQGSRGQRKSERKKLLASADLKCKLVDFGNACWTYKQFTNDIQTRQYRCPEVILGSKYSTPADLWSFACICFELATGDVLFDPHSGDNYDRDEDHLALMMELLGMMPRKIALGGRYSREFFNRYGDLRHIRQLRFWPLNKVLMEKYDFSEQDANDMAGFIIPLLDFVPDKRPTAAQCLTHPWLSTRSRTLKPSSTPVQPGAKDGETLEKTKEKAELEAVEVGIGNIAIDGAPKPVEMSQTIQQLSK; from the exons ATGGCGGAGGACCGGAAGAATGAGGGAAGTGACTACAGTTCGGAGGAGGAAGGAACTGAGGATTACAGGCGCGGAGGGTACCATGCGGTTCGGATTGGGGATACATTCAAGAATGGATGCTATGTGGTTCAGAGCAAGCTTGGTTGGGGCCATTTTTCCACCGTGTGGCTCGCTTGGGACACTCAGAAATCG AGATATGTCGCCCTAAAAATTCAGAAGAGTGCTCAGCACTACACTGAAGCAGCAATGGATGAAATAAAGATTCTCAAACAAATTGCAGATGGAGATCCACATGACAATAAATGTGTTGTGAAGCTTTTGGATCACTTCAAGCATTCAGGACCTAATGGCCAGCATGTCTGTATGGTTTTTGAATTCCTTGGGGACAATCTTCTGACTCTTATCAAGTATAGTGATTATCGAGGAGTTCCCCTTCCCATAGTTAAGGAAATCTGCTTCCATATTTTGGTGGGTTTGGATTACTTGCATCGTGAGCTTTCTATAATACACACTGATTTGAAGCCGGAGAATGTCTTGCTTCTGTCACCACTGGATCCATCTAAGGATCCTAGGAAATCAGGCATTCCACTTATTGCTCCAAATACGAAGGAGAAGATCAGCAATGGGACCATAAAAGACGAAAAAAGTTTGCATGCAGATTTGACCAAGAACCAGAAAAAGAAAATGCGGAAAAAGGCTAAAAAGGCAGCTCAAGCTTGTGTTGGGATGGAAAGTCCCGAGGAAGCCGAGGAGGATGGTAAAACACCTGAGCAAGATGAATGTAGTAAAGATGTGGAACTAAGTTTAGAATCCAGTGAAGTTAATGGTTCTGTGGGCAAAGATGAATCGACAAAGGCTTCTGAAACCAAGGATGATCCCCAAGGAAGCCGTGGTCAAAGGAAATCTGAAAGAAAGAAGTTACTTGCCTCTGCTGATCTTAAGTGCAAGCTGGTTGATTTTGGTAATGCGTGTTGGACTTATAAACAATTCACAAACGATATTCAGACGAGGCAGTATAGATGCCCTGAAGTTATTCTCGGATCAAAATACTCAACTCCAGCAGATCTATGGTCTTTTGCGTGCATTTGCTTTGAGCTTGCGACTGGTGATGTTCTTTTTGATCCTCACAGTGGTGACAACTATGACAGGGATGAG GATCATCTGGCCTTGATGATGGAGCTTCTCGGAATGATGCCCCGCAAG ATTGCATTAGGTGGCCGTTATTCGCGCGAGTTTTTCAATAGATATGGTGATTTGAGGCACATCCGTCAGTTGCGGTTCTGGCCTCTTAACAAAGTACTGATGGAGAAATATGATTTCAGCGAGCAAGATGCAAATGACATGGCTGGCTTCATTATTCCATTACTGGATTTTGTCCCTGACAAGAGGCCAACAGCAGCTCAGTGCCTTACTCATCCATGGTTGAGTACAAGATCTCGGACTCTCAAACCTTCGTCCACACCTGTGCAACCGGGGGCAAAAGATGGAGAGACATTGGAAAAGACAAAGGAAAAGGCTGAGCTGGAAGCTGTGGAAGTTGGCATTGGGAATATAGCTATTGATGGAGCTCCAAAGCCAGTTGAAATGTCCCAAACTATACAACAGTtgtcaaaataa
- the LOC107612777 gene encoding aspartic proteinase-like protein 2, translating into MAAGFVAWVVVFLLGAATAAVGGSPATLSLERAFPTNHGVELSQLRARDMLRHRRMLQSTNNGVIDFQVQGTFDPFQVGLYYTKVQLGSPPVDFYVQIDTGSDVLWVSCTSCSGCPQTSGLQIPLNFFDASRSSTSSMISCSDQRCNTGVQSSDATCSSQGNQCSYSFQYGDGSGTSGYYVSDLMHFNTIFEGSVSSNSTASVVFGCSTEQSGDLTKSDRAVAGIFGFGQQGLSVISQLSSQGVAPNVFSHCLKGDSSGGGILVLGEIVEPNIVYTSLVASQPHYNLNLQSISVNGQKLQIDSSVFATSSNKGTIVDSGTTLAYLAEEAYDPFVNAITSSIPQSVSSVNSKGNQCYLVTGSVSDIFPQVSLNFAGGASMDLKPQDYLIQQSSSGGAAVWCIGFQKISGQDVTILGDLVLKDKIVVYDLAGQRLGWAPYNCGSSVNVSANTGTGRSEYVNAGELSGSTSSHEGLNKLINIGVLALTLICYIVIL; encoded by the exons ATGGCGGCTGGTTTTGTGGCGTGGGTGGTGGTGTTCTTGTTAGGGGCGGCCACGGCGGCGGTTGGTGGATCTCCGGCGACGCTGAGCTTGGAGAGGGCGTTTCCGACGAATCATGGAGTGGAGCTGAGTCAGCTGAGAGCACGTGACATGCTGAGGCACAGAAGAATGCTTCAGTCCACTAATAATGGGGTCATTGATTTCCAAGTTCAAGGCACCTTCGATCCCTTCCAAGTCGG GTTGTACTATACAAAAGTGCAGTTGGGTTCTCCTCCAGTTGATTTCTATGTGCAGATTGACACTGGCAGTGATGTTCTCTGGGTTAGCTGCACCTCTTGCAGTGGTTGTCCCCAAACAAGTGGCCTTCAG ATTCCACTCAATTTCTTCGATGCATCGCGTTCATCGACGTCTTCGATGATCTCTTGCTCAGACCAGAGGTGCAACACTGGAGTTCAATCATCAGATGCAACCTGTTCCAGTCAGGGTAACCAGTGCTCCTATAGTTTCCAGTATGGAGATGGTAGTGGTACATCGGGCTATTATGTTTCGGATTTGATGCATTTCAACACTATTTTTGAGGGATCTGTATCTTCAAATTCCACGGCATCTGTTGTTTTTGG ATGTAGCACAGAGCAGAGCGGGGACTTGACAAAGTCCGATAGAGCTGTCGCTGGCATATTTGGATTCGGACAACAAGGTTTGTCTGTTATCTCCCAACTTTCCTCGCAAGGAGTAGCTCCAAATGTGTTCTCTCACTGTCTGAAAGGAGATAGCAGTGGTGGCGGCATATTGGTTCTTGGTGAGATTGTGGAGCCAAACATTGTTTATACTTCACTTGTAGCATCACA GCCACATTACAATTTGAATCTGCAGAGTATCTCTGTCAACGGCCAGAAGTTACAAATTGATTCATCAGTTTTTGCAACATCAAGCAACAAAGGTACCATTGTTGATTCTGGAACAACTTTGGCATATCTTGCCGAGGAAGCTTATGATCCCTTTGTCAATGCG ATTACGTCTTCAATTCCACAATCCGTAAGCAGTGTTAATTCCAAGGGAAACCAGTGTTACTTAGTCACTGGCAG TGTGTCTGATATTTTTCCTCAAGTGAGTCTGAACTTTGCGGGAGGTGCATCCATGGATTTAAAACCACAAGACTATCTTATACAGCAGAGTTCTAGT GGTGGTGCAGCAGTATGGTGTATTGGCTTTCAGAAAATCTCTGGTCAAGATGTTACAATTCTAGGAG ACCTTGTATTGAAAGACAAAATCGTTGTTTATGATCTTGCTGGTCAACGCCTTGGATGGGCTCCCTATAact gtGGTTCGTCAGTTAATGTGTCTGCAAATACTGGCACTGGAAGAAGTGAATATGTGAATGCTGGAGAACTAAGTGGCAGCACTTCTTCACATGAAGGACTTAACAAGCTGATAAACATAGGGGTCTTAGCTTTAACACTGATTTGCTACATAGTGATCTTATAG
- the LOC107612620 gene encoding magnesium transporter MRS2-11, chloroplastic isoform X2: MALRWPLLLRFRSQQPLLAPTNFAAFSDLAEPRAFDVPCLPSVNLLHRSNVLAPALKLKVLAPYVVKCLARSTEEKQWSDAETVVSDSDEAASEDDGNGQLRSRTSASETDRLESPRVATPSSGDSLSLGIREPVYEVVEVRSDGTVSTRKINRRQLLKSSGLRPRDIRSVDPSLFLTNSVPSLLVREYAILLNLGSLRAIAMKDCVLIFDYNRKGGQAFLESLLPRLNPKNSNGGPSMPFELEVQALLEALPNRLTGDILEQLRISKQTLVELGSRAGALRQMLLDLLEDPHEIRRICIMGRNCTVTKGDNLVECSVPLEKQIAEEEEEEIEMLLENYLQRCESCHGQAERLLDSAREMEDSIAVSLSSRRLEVSRVELLLQVGTFCVAVGALVAGIFGMNLKSYLEEHVFAFWLTTAGIIVGAVVAFFLMYFYLKARKIF; this comes from the exons ATGGCTTTGAGATGGCCGCTCCTACTGCGGTTCCGTTCTCAACAACCTCTGCTCGCTCCAACTAACTTTGCCGCCTTCTCCGATCTCGCCGAACCGCGTGCTTTTGACGTGCCGTGTCTTCCTTCCGTGAATCTACTCCACCGGAGCAATGTTTTGGCTCCGGCACTGAAGCTGAAGGTTCTGGCGCCGTACGTCGTCAAATGCCTCGCCAGATCCACAGAGGAGAAGCAATGGAGCGACGCCGAAACAGTCGTCTCTGATTCCGACGAAGCTGCTTCTGAGGATGACGGAAACGGTCAGCTTCGGAGCCGAACCTCTGCTTCGGAAACTGACCGTCTTGAGTCTCCGAGAGTTGCGACTCCCTCCTCCGGCGACTCTCTTTCGCTTGGAATTCGAGAACCGGTTTACGAA GTTGTGGAAGTGAGATCAGATGGAACAGTATCGACAAGAAAAATCAATAGGAGACAATTGTTGAAGTCAAGTG GTCTTCGTCCTCGGGACATTCGAAGTGTGGATCCGTCTTTGTTTTTGACGAATTCGGTACCCTCTTTGCTG GTTCGTGAGTATGCGATACTTCTAAATCTGGGCTCCCTTCGAGCAATAGCAATGAAAGATTGTGTACTTATATTTGACTATAATCG TAAAGGAGGGCAAGCTTTTCTGGAGTCATTGTTGCCCAGGTTGAACCCCAAGAACAGTAATGGAGGGCCATCAATGCCATTTGAACTCGAG GTGCAGGCTCTTCTTGAAGCCTTGCCAAATCGATTAACGGGTGACATATTGGAGCAACTTCGTATTAGCAAACAAACTTTG GTTGAGTTAGGTTCTAGGGCTGGCGCTCTTAGGCAGATGCTGCTCGACCTTTTGGAAGATCCCCATGAAATACGCCGTATATGTATTATGGGAAGAAACTGCACGGTTACAAAAGGAGACAATTTGGTCGAATGCTCTGTACCCTTAGAGAAGCAGATTGCCGAAG aggaggaggaggaaattgagatgcttcttgaAAATTATCTTCAAAG ATGTGAATCTTGTCATGGTCAAGCTGAAAGGCTTCTTGATTCTGCAAGGGAAATGGAAGATTCTATAGCAGTCAGTTTGAG CTCACGAAGGCTTGAGGTTAGCCGAGTGGAACTGCTTCTCCAAGTAGGAACATTCTGTGTGGCAGTTGGTGCACTTGTAGCAG GTATATTTGGCATGAACCTGAAGTCATATCTTGAAGAGCATGTG TTTGCATTTTGGCTGACGACAGCTGGAATAATTGTCGGTGCTGTTGTTGCTTTTTTCCTTATGTATTTCTACCTCAAGGCAAGGAAAATATTTTGA
- the LOC107612620 gene encoding magnesium transporter MRS2-11, chloroplastic isoform X1: MALRWPLLLRFRSQQPLLAPTNFAAFSDLAEPRAFDVPCLPSVNLLHRSNVLAPALKLKVLAPYVVKCLARSTEEKQWSDAETVVSDSDEAASEDDGNGQLRSRTSASETDRLESPRVATPSSGDSLSLGIREPVYEVVEVRSDGTVSTRKINRRQLLKSSGLRPRDIRSVDPSLFLTNSVPSLLVREYAILLNLGSLRAIAMKDCVLIFDYNRKGGQAFLESLLPRLNPKNSNGGPSMPFELEAVEAALLSRIQRLERRLMDLEPRVQALLEALPNRLTGDILEQLRISKQTLVELGSRAGALRQMLLDLLEDPHEIRRICIMGRNCTVTKGDNLVECSVPLEKQIAEEEEEEIEMLLENYLQRCESCHGQAERLLDSAREMEDSIAVSLSSRRLEVSRVELLLQVGTFCVAVGALVAGIFGMNLKSYLEEHVFAFWLTTAGIIVGAVVAFFLMYFYLKARKIF; encoded by the exons ATGGCTTTGAGATGGCCGCTCCTACTGCGGTTCCGTTCTCAACAACCTCTGCTCGCTCCAACTAACTTTGCCGCCTTCTCCGATCTCGCCGAACCGCGTGCTTTTGACGTGCCGTGTCTTCCTTCCGTGAATCTACTCCACCGGAGCAATGTTTTGGCTCCGGCACTGAAGCTGAAGGTTCTGGCGCCGTACGTCGTCAAATGCCTCGCCAGATCCACAGAGGAGAAGCAATGGAGCGACGCCGAAACAGTCGTCTCTGATTCCGACGAAGCTGCTTCTGAGGATGACGGAAACGGTCAGCTTCGGAGCCGAACCTCTGCTTCGGAAACTGACCGTCTTGAGTCTCCGAGAGTTGCGACTCCCTCCTCCGGCGACTCTCTTTCGCTTGGAATTCGAGAACCGGTTTACGAA GTTGTGGAAGTGAGATCAGATGGAACAGTATCGACAAGAAAAATCAATAGGAGACAATTGTTGAAGTCAAGTG GTCTTCGTCCTCGGGACATTCGAAGTGTGGATCCGTCTTTGTTTTTGACGAATTCGGTACCCTCTTTGCTG GTTCGTGAGTATGCGATACTTCTAAATCTGGGCTCCCTTCGAGCAATAGCAATGAAAGATTGTGTACTTATATTTGACTATAATCG TAAAGGAGGGCAAGCTTTTCTGGAGTCATTGTTGCCCAGGTTGAACCCCAAGAACAGTAATGGAGGGCCATCAATGCCATTTGAACTCGAG GCTGTTGAAGCAGCATTGCTTTCAAGAATACAGCGTTTAGAGCGCAGACTGATGGACTTAGAACCTCGA GTGCAGGCTCTTCTTGAAGCCTTGCCAAATCGATTAACGGGTGACATATTGGAGCAACTTCGTATTAGCAAACAAACTTTG GTTGAGTTAGGTTCTAGGGCTGGCGCTCTTAGGCAGATGCTGCTCGACCTTTTGGAAGATCCCCATGAAATACGCCGTATATGTATTATGGGAAGAAACTGCACGGTTACAAAAGGAGACAATTTGGTCGAATGCTCTGTACCCTTAGAGAAGCAGATTGCCGAAG aggaggaggaggaaattgagatgcttcttgaAAATTATCTTCAAAG ATGTGAATCTTGTCATGGTCAAGCTGAAAGGCTTCTTGATTCTGCAAGGGAAATGGAAGATTCTATAGCAGTCAGTTTGAG CTCACGAAGGCTTGAGGTTAGCCGAGTGGAACTGCTTCTCCAAGTAGGAACATTCTGTGTGGCAGTTGGTGCACTTGTAGCAG GTATATTTGGCATGAACCTGAAGTCATATCTTGAAGAGCATGTG TTTGCATTTTGGCTGACGACAGCTGGAATAATTGTCGGTGCTGTTGTTGCTTTTTTCCTTATGTATTTCTACCTCAAGGCAAGGAAAATATTTTGA